In Phyllobacterium zundukense, one DNA window encodes the following:
- the tsaE gene encoding tRNA (adenosine(37)-N6)-threonylcarbamoyltransferase complex ATPase subunit type 1 TsaE: protein MNRAFMTLTIQLATTEDTERLGEDLALALRKGDLVSLSGDLGAGKSTLARGLIRTIANDNGYEVPSPTFTIVQSYPELRLPVSHVDLYRLSSADELDELGLDEALEDGTVLVEWPERAGSALPKSSLRVTLLGDGDGRKALIDGEPAALARLQRSLAIRKFLKDAGFARAERRYLLGDASARGYETIAVGEKLPLILMNSPYNPGGPVLRDGKTYMQIAHLSQSVTAFVALDRLLQSKGFTVPEIYAEDLESGFLLLENLGSDGVLDADGAPIPERYEAAVRLLAKLHQHSWPQDVDATEGYSHHIHNFDRDAMMIEVELLSDWYVPRMRGAPLDPAQKAAYVAAWGRVFSQISKSERSLLLRDVHSPNILWRDGAVGTDRVGLIDFQDAMIGPSAYDVASLVLDARVTVAPELQDHLLAAYLDERRLADSEFDETGFRVAFAIMAAQRNAKILGIFVRLDERDGKPFYLKHLSRIQTYLNRVIGHPALVPVKDWCEKAGILSSEI, encoded by the coding sequence CTGAATAGAGCATTCATGACCCTCACCATCCAGCTCGCAACGACAGAAGATACCGAACGGCTTGGCGAGGATTTGGCGCTGGCGCTGCGCAAGGGCGATCTCGTATCGCTTTCAGGCGATCTCGGCGCCGGCAAGTCGACGCTGGCACGCGGTTTGATTCGAACGATTGCCAACGACAATGGTTATGAGGTGCCAAGCCCGACTTTCACGATCGTGCAGTCCTATCCGGAATTGCGCTTGCCGGTCAGCCATGTCGACCTTTACCGCCTGTCCTCGGCTGACGAGCTTGATGAACTCGGCCTCGATGAGGCTCTGGAGGACGGTACAGTGCTGGTGGAGTGGCCGGAACGGGCGGGCAGCGCTTTGCCCAAATCCAGCCTGCGCGTGACACTGCTCGGCGATGGCGATGGCCGCAAGGCATTGATCGACGGTGAGCCTGCTGCCCTTGCCCGGTTGCAGCGCTCGCTGGCGATCCGCAAATTTTTGAAAGACGCCGGCTTTGCCAGGGCCGAACGGCGCTATCTCCTCGGCGACGCATCTGCTCGCGGCTATGAAACGATTGCGGTGGGAGAAAAGCTTCCGCTCATCCTGATGAACTCGCCCTACAATCCCGGCGGACCAGTCCTGCGCGATGGCAAGACCTACATGCAGATCGCACACCTCTCCCAGTCGGTTACGGCGTTTGTTGCCCTGGACAGATTGTTGCAATCCAAGGGTTTCACTGTTCCCGAAATTTATGCCGAAGATCTTGAGAGCGGGTTTCTGCTGCTGGAAAATCTCGGAAGCGACGGCGTGCTTGATGCCGACGGCGCACCAATTCCGGAACGTTATGAGGCCGCGGTTCGCCTGCTGGCGAAATTGCATCAACATTCCTGGCCCCAGGATGTCGATGCCACTGAGGGTTATTCACATCATATCCACAACTTCGATCGCGATGCCATGATGATCGAGGTAGAGCTTCTATCCGATTGGTATGTGCCACGCATGCGTGGAGCACCGCTTGATCCCGCGCAAAAAGCCGCTTACGTCGCCGCCTGGGGCAGAGTATTTAGCCAGATAAGTAAATCCGAGAGAAGCCTGCTGCTGCGCGATGTTCACTCGCCCAATATTCTCTGGCGGGACGGGGCGGTGGGAACGGATCGGGTCGGGCTTATTGACTTCCAGGACGCCATGATCGGCCCGTCTGCCTATGACGTGGCCTCGCTCGTTCTTGATGCGCGGGTGACCGTTGCACCGGAACTGCAGGATCATCTGCTCGCCGCCTATCTTGACGAGCGGCGGTTGGCCGACAGCGAATTCGATGAGACGGGTTTCCGCGTAGCCTTTGCCATCATGGCGGCACAGCGGAACGCCAAGATACTCGGCATCTTTGTTCGCCTTGACGAGCGTGACGGCAAGCCTTTCTATTTGAAGCACTTGTCCCGTATCCAGACCTATCTCAATCGCGTCATTGGCCATCCGGCACTGGTGCCGGTGAAGGATTGGTGCGAAAAGGCAGGCATACTATCTTCGGAGATTTGA
- the addA gene encoding double-strand break repair helicase AddA, translating to MKKPRIIPFETIANQNKAADPRDSVWVSANAGSGKTHVLTERVIRLLLDGTDPSKILCLTYTKAAAAVMQNRVFARLSEWATTDEVTLTQTIQQIDGRPPDLARLAQARRLFARALETPGGLKIQTIHAFCEAILHQFPLEANIAGHFELMDDMMQVALVGEARRQLLQSARLDSNAELAAAFADVLDAAGEFGLQGLLDEAVNKRHDLTQFIDDIGHDELRRQTFYAHFGFTGAETEDSILSTLWPVREFDSAILGEILDIPRSATRAQEFALTLRFAKVNGQLDQREEALRAAFLKAGGEPKSGSFISSKAVIDRVPDFIDRYDRAAQRVFDGLDRLKQLRLVRLTLSALVLVDDLIGRYQQMKKAHGLLDFDDLIVRTVKLLARQDAGPWVQYKLDKGIDHILVDEAQDTSPNQWNVIRLLSEEFFAGKTARDIRRTLFAVGDEKQSIYSFQGAVPEDFAEHGKATERKTRQSELSFARVNLNFSFRSSPDVLSAVDRVFARPEANRGFGADHGATVHTAIRDHDPGEVQIWEMLNPETAPQEEDWRTPVDSLPAPPVRLAEQIARTIDLWLKNGEILDGQGRRLEARDIMVLVRKRDQFMPALSRELKKRHVPVAGADRLKLTDHIAVKDLMALGRFMLLSSDDLSLAALLKSPLFKLGDDQLFALAYGRAENETLYQRLIACSEDDLILHGIAQRLQEWRNRADTVPVFEFYANILGPGGARRDLLARLGHEAGDVIDEFQNYAVATEKTGLPGLQAFLETLDAAAPEIKRELDQSRNEVRIMTVHASKGLEAAVVFLVDSGSAASAGGRTPNLLSFDLREKDGWQGKGFLFVPSKAYATAFTGNIVDNLKIRAEEEYRRLLYVGMTRAEDRLIVCGYRGARQAPGTWHDLVGAALGEVSEPFEHPIEGVAAKRYRVTERVSATIAEPDTAVEINAAPFPASYRKPMPREAGLPRPLAPSGVSVLIEPEDETPLVTGSPVLVTDHGDPSFAIRRGTVIHALLQTLPNLPADQRLAAAEQYLSRAAFDWKPDEAERALQSVFNVMDDPGFAPVFAAGSLAEVAIMGTLHLRGKDHAVSGVIDRLAVNESSVLIVDYKTNRPAPRTLADVPAAYVAQLALYRQLLGPLYPGKTVEAALLFTEGPYLIDIPVNEMHGALARLTAS from the coding sequence ATGAAAAAGCCCCGCATCATTCCCTTCGAAACGATAGCGAACCAAAACAAGGCGGCAGATCCAAGAGATTCGGTCTGGGTTTCGGCCAATGCCGGCTCCGGCAAGACCCACGTTCTGACCGAGCGGGTCATTCGGCTGCTGCTCGACGGAACCGATCCTTCGAAAATCCTCTGCCTCACCTATACAAAGGCAGCGGCAGCGGTGATGCAGAACCGCGTCTTTGCACGTCTTTCCGAATGGGCAACGACGGATGAAGTTACGCTGACGCAAACCATCCAGCAGATCGATGGCAGACCGCCGGATCTCGCTCGCCTGGCACAGGCGCGCCGCCTGTTTGCGCGTGCGCTGGAAACGCCGGGCGGGCTCAAGATCCAGACCATCCACGCCTTCTGCGAGGCCATTCTCCACCAGTTTCCGCTCGAGGCCAATATCGCTGGCCACTTCGAACTGATGGATGACATGATGCAGGTGGCCCTGGTCGGCGAGGCGCGCCGGCAGTTGCTGCAGTCGGCGCGCCTTGACAGCAATGCTGAGCTTGCCGCGGCCTTTGCCGATGTGCTCGATGCGGCAGGGGAGTTTGGCCTGCAGGGACTGCTCGACGAGGCGGTGAACAAGCGGCACGATCTGACACAATTCATCGACGATATTGGTCATGATGAGTTGCGCCGCCAGACCTTCTACGCGCATTTCGGCTTCACTGGCGCCGAGACCGAAGACAGCATCCTGTCGACGCTTTGGCCGGTACGCGAATTTGACAGCGCAATTCTTGGAGAAATCCTCGATATACCCAGAAGTGCCACGCGGGCGCAGGAGTTCGCTCTGACCTTGCGGTTCGCCAAGGTCAATGGACAGCTAGACCAGCGCGAAGAAGCCTTGCGCGCGGCATTTCTCAAGGCTGGCGGTGAGCCTAAGAGTGGTTCATTTATTTCCTCCAAGGCGGTGATAGACCGGGTTCCGGATTTCATTGATCGCTATGATCGCGCGGCCCAGCGCGTGTTCGACGGACTCGACCGGCTCAAGCAATTGCGTCTTGTTCGGCTGACCCTCTCCGCGCTGGTTCTGGTCGACGATCTGATCGGCCGCTATCAGCAGATGAAGAAGGCACATGGTCTTCTCGATTTCGATGATCTGATCGTTCGCACTGTGAAGCTGCTGGCGCGGCAGGATGCAGGGCCTTGGGTCCAGTACAAGCTCGACAAGGGCATCGACCATATTCTGGTCGACGAGGCGCAGGATACGAGCCCCAACCAGTGGAATGTCATCCGCCTGCTCAGCGAAGAGTTTTTCGCGGGAAAGACTGCGCGAGACATCCGCCGTACTCTGTTTGCCGTGGGCGACGAAAAGCAATCGATCTATTCGTTTCAAGGCGCGGTCCCGGAAGACTTCGCCGAGCACGGCAAGGCAACCGAACGAAAAACCAGGCAATCCGAGCTGAGCTTTGCCCGCGTCAATCTCAACTTCTCCTTCCGATCTTCTCCGGATGTGCTGTCCGCCGTGGACAGGGTCTTTGCCCGGCCGGAAGCCAATCGCGGCTTTGGCGCGGATCATGGCGCGACAGTGCACACCGCGATCCGCGATCACGATCCCGGTGAAGTGCAAATCTGGGAAATGCTTAACCCGGAAACAGCGCCGCAGGAGGAGGATTGGCGGACACCCGTCGACAGTCTGCCTGCTCCGCCGGTGCGTCTCGCCGAGCAAATTGCCCGCACCATTGATCTCTGGCTCAAGAACGGGGAAATCCTTGATGGGCAGGGCCGCCGGCTCGAGGCACGGGACATCATGGTCCTGGTACGCAAGCGTGATCAGTTCATGCCGGCCCTGTCGCGCGAACTGAAGAAGCGCCATGTTCCCGTCGCTGGCGCTGACCGGCTGAAGCTCACCGATCATATCGCTGTCAAGGATCTGATGGCGCTCGGCCGGTTCATGCTGCTGTCATCGGATGATTTGTCGCTTGCAGCCTTGCTCAAGAGCCCGCTGTTCAAATTGGGCGATGATCAGTTGTTTGCGCTCGCCTATGGCAGAGCCGAAAATGAAACGCTCTATCAGCGCCTGATTGCATGCTCCGAGGATGATCTCATTCTGCATGGAATTGCGCAACGGTTGCAGGAGTGGCGCAATCGTGCCGACACGGTGCCGGTGTTTGAATTTTATGCGAATATTCTTGGGCCTGGCGGCGCGAGACGCGACCTTCTGGCACGACTCGGCCATGAGGCGGGCGACGTCATCGATGAGTTCCAGAACTACGCCGTCGCGACAGAAAAGACAGGATTGCCGGGGCTGCAGGCGTTTCTCGAAACGTTGGATGCTGCGGCACCGGAGATCAAGCGCGAGCTCGACCAGAGCCGCAACGAAGTGCGCATCATGACTGTCCATGCCTCGAAAGGTCTGGAGGCGGCCGTGGTATTCCTGGTCGATTCCGGCAGTGCGGCTTCTGCGGGGGGACGCACCCCTAATCTGCTTTCGTTCGATCTGAGAGAGAAGGACGGATGGCAGGGCAAGGGCTTTCTGTTCGTTCCATCCAAGGCCTATGCGACGGCCTTCACCGGAAACATCGTCGATAATCTGAAAATCCGGGCGGAGGAAGAATATCGCCGCCTGCTTTATGTGGGCATGACCAGAGCCGAGGACCGTTTGATCGTTTGCGGCTATCGTGGAGCGCGGCAAGCGCCCGGCACCTGGCATGATCTGGTTGGAGCGGCATTGGGCGAAGTGAGCGAGCCGTTCGAGCACCCCATCGAAGGTGTGGCTGCCAAGCGTTACCGCGTCACGGAACGGGTGTCGGCAACGATAGCCGAGCCCGACACGGCAGTTGAAATAAATGCCGCACCATTCCCAGCATCCTATCGAAAGCCCATGCCGCGTGAAGCAGGGCTGCCAAGACCGCTGGCGCCATCCGGCGTCTCGGTATTGATCGAACCTGAGGATGAAACGCCTCTGGTGACCGGTTCGCCGGTGCTTGTGACGGATCACGGCGATCCGTCCTTTGCGATCCGGCGCGGCACGGTCATCCATGCGCTGTTGCAGACCCTTCCCAACCTCCCGGCCGATCAACGCCTTGCGGCTGCGGAACAGTATCTCTCGCGTGCCGCTTTTGACTGGAAACCGGACGAAGCCGAAAGGGCGCTCCAGTCGGTATTCAATGTCATGGATGATCCAGGCTTCGCGCCGGTGTTCGCGGCTGGCTCCCTGGCCGAG
- a CDS encoding nucleotidyltransferase family protein translates to MTSPRTAMVLAAGLGKRMAPITDTMPKPLVKVAGKRLIDWGLDALENAGVERAIVNTHYLADQLDMHLATRKTPAILVSDERKELLDSAGGIINALPQIGSDPFFVINADTFWIDGGRPNLVLLAEGWDDARMDILLMIAAKGQATGYDGRGDFNMSAEGRLRRLEAGETSPYIYAGAAIVHPRIFAGAPAGKASLNRYFDAAIAADRLYGLPMNGLWLTVGTPGAIGEAEAAIATAGQGIHG, encoded by the coding sequence ATGACGAGTCCGCGTACGGCAATGGTTCTGGCAGCCGGTCTCGGCAAGCGCATGGCTCCGATCACCGATACCATGCCGAAACCATTGGTAAAGGTAGCCGGCAAACGATTGATTGATTGGGGGCTTGACGCGCTCGAAAATGCTGGCGTTGAGCGCGCGATTGTCAACACCCACTATCTCGCCGACCAGCTCGATATGCATCTGGCGACGCGCAAGACACCAGCGATCCTCGTTTCCGATGAGCGCAAGGAACTGCTCGATTCCGCTGGCGGTATTATCAATGCGCTGCCGCAGATAGGCTCTGATCCCTTTTTTGTCATCAATGCCGACACTTTCTGGATCGATGGCGGGCGGCCGAATCTTGTCCTGCTGGCGGAAGGATGGGATGATGCGCGCATGGACATTCTTCTCATGATCGCAGCGAAGGGGCAGGCGACCGGATATGACGGGCGCGGCGATTTCAACATGAGCGCTGAGGGCAGGCTGCGCCGTCTCGAAGCGGGGGAGACTTCGCCCTATATTTATGCTGGTGCAGCCATAGTGCATCCGCGCATCTTTGCCGGTGCGCCGGCAGGCAAGGCATCGCTTAACCGTTATTTTGATGCGGCAATTGCTGCTGACCGGCTTTACGGCCTGCCAATGAACGGGCTCTGGCTGACGGTTGGAACGCCCGGTGCTATCGGCGAAGCGGAAGCCGCCATCGCCACGGCCGGTCAAGGGATCCATGGCTGA
- the addB gene encoding double-strand break repair protein AddB — protein sequence MAERQHRRVFSIAPGIPFLPALVDALQSGTLVPGFPSNTTDPMALARVTIYVPTRRAARSLRSLLVEKSPVKSAILPVIRPLGDVDEDAAMFDMGSDAFFDLLPPIGSTERLLLLARLVRPWRERLPDHVRALFGNEEIAIPATTADAIWLARDLAALMDQVETEASGWATLAHIVSEELPNWWQVTLDFLGIVTSLWPDILADRHRSNPAAHRNRLIELEAERLMRNPPDGPVIAAGSTGSIPATAKLLAAIASLQQGAVVLPGLDRDMDAESWEVLGNIANNPSIFGHPQYGLKKLLGELGVLRHDVVPLGSVAPQKRAREHLLAEAMRPADTSEAWSTIDRASGQFSAAIGSVALVEAANEREEALTVAVALRDAIDQPDRTAALITADRDLARRVSTELARFNIAADDSGGHALRETQPATLMRLTLETVFNPGDPVSLLALLKHPLTRLGLERSTVRQAAETIELVSLRGGTGRASLSGLAAFFETRLAEGSSAPFEPVWVRQISVAQIEAARIACAALSRSMEPLAAFADMAEPVQMAEIIHASVASLENLARDDKGDIAALYSGAAGEQFAAFLRNLVSADAGLDFLPSEWPGMIEALMSGEVVKPKAGAHPRLFIWGALEARLQTVDTVIIGGLNEGSWPGKTRNDPFMSRPMKSIVNLEPPERRTGLAAHDFQMAMGMDHVILTRSQRSANAPTVASRWLQRLETVLGKPAAAELRTRGTKYLNWAREIDHAADEDFVKRPEPKPPLEARPKHFSVTEIETLRRDPYAIFARRILRLRPIEPLIRDPDVAERGSLFHNILAHFTEQGIDPVHADAAAQLLDIGRRYFDDIALPEEIDAVWWPRFRALVPEFLDWERSRAPLIAKRHPEIASKKIPVEATGVTLSGRADRVDLRRDGTVDIIDYKTGSTPSKRQAHVLLSPQLALEAALLARGAFHEVGKRDAADLLYVRLRPNGRVDPESILKIGTAANSTEKTAPELGELSWRRLTELLNAYRDPHKGYLSRALPFKETDLTGDYDHLARVLEWSAGGADDGGDAE from the coding sequence ATGGCTGAGCGTCAGCATCGCCGGGTTTTTTCGATAGCGCCAGGCATTCCATTCCTGCCTGCACTCGTCGATGCGCTGCAATCGGGCACGCTCGTCCCCGGCTTCCCTTCCAATACAACCGATCCGATGGCTCTGGCGCGCGTGACGATCTACGTGCCGACACGCCGTGCTGCGCGCAGCTTGCGCTCATTGCTCGTCGAAAAGAGCCCGGTCAAATCCGCCATCCTTCCCGTCATCCGCCCACTCGGCGATGTGGACGAGGATGCGGCGATGTTCGACATGGGATCGGATGCATTCTTCGATCTCCTGCCGCCGATAGGTTCTACCGAACGGCTGCTGCTGCTGGCACGGCTGGTGCGGCCCTGGCGCGAGCGCTTGCCGGACCATGTCCGGGCTCTGTTCGGCAATGAGGAAATCGCCATTCCCGCCACCACGGCCGATGCGATCTGGCTGGCGCGCGACCTCGCCGCTCTGATGGATCAGGTGGAAACGGAGGCCAGCGGGTGGGCGACACTCGCCCATATCGTATCGGAGGAGCTGCCGAACTGGTGGCAGGTGACGCTCGATTTTCTGGGCATCGTCACCAGCCTCTGGCCGGATATTCTTGCCGATCGTCATCGATCCAATCCCGCGGCCCATCGCAACCGCCTGATTGAGCTGGAAGCCGAGCGCCTGATGCGCAACCCGCCGGATGGACCAGTCATCGCTGCCGGGTCCACGGGCTCCATACCCGCCACGGCGAAACTGCTTGCAGCGATCGCATCACTGCAGCAAGGCGCAGTTGTCCTGCCTGGCCTCGATCGCGACATGGACGCGGAAAGCTGGGAAGTTCTGGGAAACATCGCCAACAATCCGTCGATCTTCGGCCATCCGCAATACGGCCTGAAGAAACTCCTGGGTGAGCTCGGTGTGCTGCGCCACGATGTTGTCCCTTTGGGAAGCGTTGCGCCGCAGAAACGCGCCCGCGAGCATCTGCTCGCTGAGGCCATGCGCCCCGCCGATACCAGCGAGGCCTGGAGTACTATCGACCGTGCCAGTGGGCAGTTTTCTGCCGCCATCGGATCAGTTGCCCTGGTCGAGGCAGCGAATGAGCGGGAAGAGGCACTTACCGTGGCGGTCGCCCTGCGCGATGCGATCGACCAGCCGGACCGGACGGCGGCGCTTATCACAGCCGATCGCGATCTGGCGCGGCGCGTCTCGACGGAACTCGCGCGCTTCAACATTGCGGCCGATGATTCCGGCGGTCATGCCTTGCGTGAAACGCAACCGGCGACGCTGATGCGACTGACACTCGAAACGGTCTTCAACCCTGGCGATCCGGTCTCGCTGCTCGCACTGCTCAAGCACCCGTTGACGCGGCTTGGTCTTGAACGCTCGACAGTGCGGCAGGCGGCAGAAACCATCGAACTCGTATCCCTGCGCGGCGGCACCGGACGCGCCTCGCTTTCCGGACTTGCCGCCTTCTTCGAGACACGACTGGCCGAAGGCAGCAGCGCGCCATTCGAACCCGTCTGGGTGCGGCAAATTTCCGTCGCGCAGATCGAGGCAGCGCGGATCGCCTGCGCTGCGCTCAGCCGCAGCATGGAGCCGCTCGCCGCCTTTGCCGACATGGCCGAGCCGGTGCAAATGGCTGAAATCATCCATGCGAGCGTAGCCAGCCTGGAAAATCTGGCGCGCGACGACAAGGGCGATATCGCGGCGCTCTACTCCGGCGCTGCCGGTGAACAGTTCGCAGCCTTCCTGCGCAATCTGGTTTCCGCCGATGCAGGGCTCGATTTTCTGCCCTCCGAATGGCCGGGCATGATCGAGGCGCTGATGTCCGGTGAGGTTGTAAAGCCGAAAGCCGGTGCCCATCCCCGCCTGTTCATCTGGGGTGCACTTGAAGCGCGTCTGCAGACCGTCGACACGGTTATCATCGGCGGACTCAATGAGGGCTCGTGGCCGGGCAAAACCCGCAATGACCCGTTCATGTCGCGGCCGATGAAATCTATTGTCAATCTGGAGCCGCCGGAGCGTCGCACAGGTCTCGCCGCCCATGATTTCCAGATGGCAATGGGCATGGACCATGTCATCCTGACCCGGTCGCAACGCTCCGCCAATGCGCCGACGGTTGCGTCGCGCTGGCTGCAGCGGCTGGAAACGGTGCTCGGCAAACCCGCAGCGGCGGAGTTGCGGACGCGCGGCACGAAATATCTGAACTGGGCGCGCGAGATCGATCATGCGGCGGATGAGGATTTCGTCAAGCGGCCCGAACCGAAGCCACCGCTTGAGGCGCGACCCAAACATTTCTCGGTTACGGAAATCGAAACGCTGAGGCGCGATCCCTACGCGATCTTTGCCCGCCGCATCCTGCGCCTGCGCCCGATCGAGCCGCTGATCCGCGATCCCGATGTGGCGGAGCGCGGTTCGCTGTTCCACAACATCCTGGCGCATTTTACCGAGCAGGGCATTGACCCGGTGCATGCGGATGCCGCCGCACAATTGCTGGACATCGGCAGACGTTATTTCGACGATATCGCGCTGCCGGAGGAAATCGACGCGGTCTGGTGGCCACGGTTTCGGGCGCTGGTGCCTGAATTTCTCGATTGGGAGCGCAGCCGTGCCCCATTGATTGCCAAGCGTCACCCCGAAATCGCCTCGAAGAAGATACCGGTCGAGGCAACGGGCGTGACCCTTTCGGGGCGTGCTGACCGGGTCGATCTCAGGCGTGATGGTACGGTCGACATCATCGACTACAAGACCGGTTCGACGCCGTCGAAACGCCAGGCTCACGTACTGCTGTCACCCCAGCTCGCACTTGAAGCAGCGCTTCTGGCACGTGGTGCCTTCCACGAAGTCGGCAAGCGCGACGCCGCTGATCTTCTCTATGTGCGCCTCCGGCCCAATGGCAGGGTGGATCCGGAATCGATCCTGAAGATCGGCACAGCCGCCAATAGCACCGAGAAAACCGCGCCGGAACTGGGCGAACTTTCCTGGCGCCGGCTGACCGAATTGCTGAACGCCTACCGCGACCCACATAAAGGCTATCTGTCGCGCGCCCTGCCATTCAAGGAGACGGATCTGACCGGGGACTATGATCATCTCGCCCGCGTACTGGAATGGTCGGCAGGCGGTGCTGATGATGGCGGCGACGCCGAATGA